A portion of the Halobacillus ihumii genome contains these proteins:
- a CDS encoding site-2 protease family protein, with the protein MLELLSLLVIVAPLGLFIHEFGHIVFGLWFGTDRSTLVIGSGRMILSKRFGKLTLQLNLLFFIGGYSFNEKQVAFNPWQQAWISLGGPLLNITFAAGLFISDLIQYGQILQLLFWFNLYLSLVNMIPFRTKERESDGFRFLKGLKQVVG; encoded by the coding sequence ATGCTTGAACTTCTGAGCTTGCTGGTGATAGTGGCCCCTCTAGGCCTGTTCATTCACGAATTTGGTCATATTGTTTTTGGCTTGTGGTTTGGAACTGATCGCTCGACTCTTGTAATCGGCAGCGGCCGTATGATTCTTTCAAAGAGATTCGGTAAGCTGACTCTACAATTGAACCTCCTTTTTTTTATTGGAGGTTATTCGTTTAATGAGAAACAAGTTGCTTTTAACCCATGGCAGCAAGCTTGGATCAGCTTAGGCGGACCGCTTCTGAATATTACGTTTGCAGCCGGATTATTTATAAGTGACTTGATTCAGTACGGCCAAATACTTCAATTACTGTTTTGGTTTAATCTCTATTTATCTCTCGTAAATATGATTCCGTTTCGAACTAAGGAACGTGAATCAGACGGTTTTCGCTTTTTAAAAGGGTTAAAGCAGGTAGTGGGTTGA
- a CDS encoding segregation/condensation protein A has product MTESYHVKLEGFEGPLDLLLHLINRYEIDIYDIPVSTITEQYMNYVHAMQELELNVASEYLVMAATLLAIKSQMLLPSIPGNEIDVVEEDEDPRDDLIHRLIEYKRYKEAAGELKKKELEANRIYTRPQMDLTLFGEEQELMEGEASIYDMVAAMGHLLKRSRDVKPADTTIKRDEVSIRTRMDDILQQIDQSNLGQGLHFSQLFVERSKPHTVVTFIAILELMKSKEVRCVQQNHFDELIVYKMEETS; this is encoded by the coding sequence ATGACAGAAAGCTACCATGTGAAGTTAGAAGGTTTTGAAGGACCGCTTGACCTTTTGCTTCATTTAATCAATCGCTATGAAATCGATATTTATGATATACCGGTGTCAACCATTACAGAACAGTATATGAATTATGTTCATGCCATGCAGGAACTAGAATTAAATGTGGCGAGTGAGTATTTAGTAATGGCAGCTACACTATTAGCCATAAAAAGTCAGATGCTGCTTCCTTCCATACCAGGAAATGAAATCGACGTGGTGGAGGAGGATGAGGACCCTCGAGATGATTTAATTCATCGTCTAATTGAATATAAACGATATAAGGAAGCTGCTGGAGAGCTCAAGAAAAAAGAATTGGAAGCAAATCGAATTTATACAAGACCTCAAATGGACTTAACACTGTTTGGAGAAGAACAGGAATTGATGGAAGGCGAAGCCTCCATCTATGATATGGTCGCGGCAATGGGCCACCTGCTAAAACGCTCCAGAGATGTCAAGCCTGCAGATACCACGATAAAGAGAGATGAGGTTTCTATTCGTACGAGGATGGATGACATCTTGCAGCAAATTGATCAATCTAACCTAGGGCAAGGCCTCCACTTCTCTCAATTGTTTGTGGAGCGCTCTAAACCACACACGGTAGTCACCTTTATTGCGATTCTTGAACTAATGAAAAGCAAGGAAGTAAGATGTGTTCAACAAAATCATTTTGACGAATTAATTGTATATAAAATGGAGGAAACATCATGA
- a CDS encoding GNAT family N-acetyltransferase, which produces MFIRYKKSFEKIAMGLLSFMPESKDVKKLQEIVREYETNSDWQLFLWKEEDILGAIGVRIEGNEAIIQHVSVNPSHRNLGIGKKMYSHVCNHFEKEYLVCSDEYTESFLDKCEMESSSSNV; this is translated from the coding sequence ATGTTCATTCGATATAAAAAATCATTTGAAAAGATTGCTATGGGCCTTCTTTCGTTTATGCCTGAAAGCAAAGATGTGAAAAAGCTTCAGGAAATTGTTAGGGAATACGAGACCAATTCTGATTGGCAGCTATTCCTATGGAAGGAAGAAGATATCCTTGGCGCTATAGGTGTGCGGATTGAAGGGAATGAGGCAATCATTCAGCACGTTTCCGTCAATCCTTCCCACCGTAACCTGGGAATTGGCAAAAAGATGTACTCTCATGTATGTAACCATTTCGAGAAAGAGTATCTTGTATGTTCTGATGAGTATACAGAATCTTTTCTTGATAAGTGTGAGATGGAGAGTTCATCATCAAATGTATAA
- a CDS encoding peptidylprolyl isomerase — translation MSKKGYIVMENGEKIEINFFPNEAPNTVANFEKLANEGFYDGVTFHRVIPGFVSQGGDPTGTGAGGSGTTIKCETEDNPHKHEAGSLSMAHAGKDTGSSQFFLVHEPQPHLNGVHTVFGKITSGLETARAMENGDTMKEVRVFDAE, via the coding sequence ATGAGTAAAAAAGGATACATTGTAATGGAAAACGGAGAAAAGATTGAGATAAACTTTTTCCCCAATGAAGCTCCTAATACAGTAGCTAATTTTGAAAAATTAGCAAATGAAGGGTTTTATGATGGTGTAACATTCCACAGGGTAATCCCGGGATTTGTAAGCCAGGGCGGTGACCCTACAGGAACTGGTGCAGGCGGAAGTGGTACAACAATTAAATGTGAGACAGAGGACAACCCTCACAAACATGAGGCAGGAAGCTTATCAATGGCACATGCAGGTAAAGATACAGGATCCAGTCAATTCTTTTTAGTACATGAGCCACAGCCTCACCTTAATGGAGTACACACTGTTTTCGGGAAAATTACATCAGGTTTAGAAACTGCTAGAGCTATGGAGAATGGGGATACCATGAAAGAAGTAAGAGTGTTTGATGCAGAGTAA
- the lysA gene encoding diaminopimelate decarboxylase gives MNRTISSSGQLLIGGVPAQEIAQAYGTPVYVYDVERIRNNAKAFVQTFEQQKVPAQVAYASKAFSSIAMLQVAKEEGLSLDIVSEGELHTALQAEFPVEKIHMHGNNKSLAELRMAVEAEIGCIVVDNFYEIALLSELVEQRNTTMNVLLRVTPGIEAHTHDYILTGQEDSKFGFDLSSGQAEKAFSLLHDNERIHVKGLHCHIGSQIFEASGFTLATRKLFTTMKEWRNKYQFIAEVLNLGGGFGIRYTEEDDPLSLDQYALALIHEVKQQSANSNYPLPEIWIEPGRAIVGDAGITLYTVGSIKEIPGVRTYVSVDGGMTDNIRPALYQAKYEAVLANRMNDQGFKEYAIAGKCCESGDMLLWDVELPEVEHNDLLAVFSTGAYGYSMANNYNRFGKAAVVFIENGTHQLVVRREKFDEITRLDLSYTKQKELK, from the coding sequence ATGAATCGGACGATCAGTAGTAGTGGACAATTATTAATCGGGGGAGTCCCGGCACAAGAAATAGCGCAGGCCTATGGGACCCCTGTGTATGTATATGATGTAGAACGTATTCGTAACAATGCAAAGGCATTTGTTCAGACCTTTGAACAACAGAAAGTACCTGCACAGGTGGCTTATGCAAGCAAAGCATTTTCCTCCATTGCTATGCTTCAGGTCGCGAAAGAAGAAGGCTTAAGTTTGGACATTGTTTCAGAAGGCGAACTTCATACTGCCCTTCAGGCTGAATTTCCGGTGGAGAAAATTCATATGCACGGCAATAATAAAAGCTTGGCTGAACTTCGAATGGCGGTTGAAGCTGAAATTGGCTGTATTGTGGTGGATAACTTTTACGAAATTGCATTGCTGTCTGAACTTGTAGAACAAAGAAATACAACAATGAATGTACTTCTGCGTGTTACACCAGGGATCGAAGCACATACACATGATTATATTTTAACAGGACAGGAAGATTCAAAATTCGGCTTTGATTTATCAAGCGGTCAAGCGGAGAAAGCTTTTTCGCTGCTCCATGATAACGAGAGAATTCATGTAAAAGGCCTTCATTGTCATATTGGATCCCAAATATTTGAAGCAAGTGGATTCACACTAGCCACAAGAAAGTTATTTACGACAATGAAGGAATGGCGTAACAAGTATCAGTTTATTGCAGAAGTACTAAATCTGGGCGGTGGCTTCGGTATTCGATATACTGAAGAGGACGATCCGCTATCACTGGACCAGTATGCCCTCGCACTAATTCATGAAGTTAAACAGCAGTCAGCAAATTCAAATTATCCATTGCCCGAAATCTGGATCGAGCCTGGACGAGCCATTGTTGGTGATGCAGGTATTACACTTTATACAGTAGGTTCGATCAAAGAAATACCAGGTGTGCGCACCTATGTCTCTGTAGATGGAGGCATGACAGACAATATCAGGCCCGCTCTTTACCAGGCGAAGTACGAGGCGGTGCTTGCTAATCGTATGAACGACCAGGGTTTTAAAGAATACGCAATCGCTGGAAAATGCTGTGAATCAGGAGATATGCTATTATGGGATGTGGAGCTTCCAGAAGTAGAACATAATGACTTACTGGCTGTGTTTAGTACAGGTGCCTACGGCTATTCTATGGCGAATAACTATAACCGTTTTGGGAAAGCAGCTGTTGTATTCATCGAAAATGGAACGCATCAATTAGTCGTACGCCGTGAGAAATTCGATGAAATCACAAGGCTTGACTTATCCTATACGAAGCAGAAAGAATTGAAATAA
- the spoVAE gene encoding stage V sporulation protein AE: MEFFWAFVVGGGICVIGQLLFDVAKLTPAHVMSSFVVAGAVLDAFDLYDNLIRFAGAGATIPITSFGHSLLHGAMDQADDHGFIGVAIGIFELTSTGIATAILFGFLVALIFKPKG, from the coding sequence ATGGAATTTTTTTGGGCTTTCGTTGTTGGAGGTGGAATATGTGTGATTGGCCAGTTGTTATTTGATGTTGCTAAATTAACTCCTGCTCATGTTATGTCCTCCTTCGTAGTGGCGGGTGCTGTGCTTGATGCCTTCGATTTGTACGATAATTTAATTCGGTTCGCAGGTGCCGGAGCGACTATTCCTATCACTAGTTTTGGACATTCATTGCTGCACGGGGCAATGGATCAGGCGGATGATCATGGTTTTATTGGTGTAGCCATTGGTATTTTTGAATTAACATCAACAGGAATTGCAACTGCGATATTATTTGGATTTTTAGTAGCTCTTATTTTTAAACCTAAGGGGTAG
- a CDS encoding spore germination protein, producing the protein MSNPTEQETPIVMKLEQNRKLMNERIGVNTSFDVGFRSITILGHEINLYYVTGLCDTSYIIQILRQLNELDDEKEGKDEAFQSIHDELVHQQVELTQSIETSITRILSGLIVIFVEGASEAFIIDVRSYPGRTPREPDTEKVIRGSRDGYTENIVENTALTRRRIRDERLRFEMLQVGQRSKTDICIAYINDIADPGIVKLIKEEMKNIDTDGLSMADKSVEEFLVRQGYNPFPLVRYTERPDVASAHLFEGHVLIMVDTSPSMIITPTTYFHHVQHAEEYRQSPMVGSFVRWVRFIGILFSVFLLPLWMLFVVNPELLPQSLSFIGPTEESTIPIIIQLLIADLGLEMLRIAAIHTPTPLSTAMGLIAAVLVGQIAIDVGMFVPEVILYIALAAIGSYSTPSYELSVANKMARVGLVLFTAIFGLPGFVVGSTAYVLLLARTKSLSTPYLWPFLPFNGKALMQVLIRMSVPLSKIRPSIVHPQNNRRKG; encoded by the coding sequence ATGTCAAACCCGACTGAACAAGAAACACCGATTGTCATGAAGCTTGAACAGAATAGAAAGCTGATGAATGAACGAATCGGTGTAAACACCTCTTTTGATGTAGGCTTTAGAAGCATAACTATTCTAGGTCATGAAATTAATTTATATTATGTTACAGGGTTATGTGATACATCGTATATCATCCAGATTTTACGCCAGCTCAATGAGCTGGATGATGAAAAAGAAGGAAAAGATGAGGCATTTCAATCTATCCATGACGAATTAGTTCATCAACAGGTTGAACTTACCCAGTCGATTGAAACCTCTATTACCAGGATACTATCCGGGTTGATTGTCATATTTGTAGAAGGAGCATCAGAAGCCTTTATCATCGATGTGCGTTCTTATCCTGGGCGTACCCCTCGCGAGCCAGATACTGAAAAGGTTATTAGAGGCTCAAGAGATGGTTACACTGAAAATATTGTAGAAAATACGGCACTCACCCGAAGAAGAATTAGAGATGAACGTTTACGGTTTGAGATGTTACAAGTGGGCCAGCGTTCAAAAACAGATATCTGTATAGCCTACATTAATGATATTGCTGACCCAGGTATCGTTAAACTGATTAAAGAAGAGATGAAGAATATAGATACAGATGGTTTATCGATGGCAGATAAATCCGTCGAAGAATTTTTAGTGCGACAGGGATATAACCCATTTCCGCTCGTGCGTTATACTGAAAGACCAGATGTGGCTTCTGCCCACTTATTTGAAGGACACGTTTTAATTATGGTGGATACATCGCCCAGTATGATCATCACACCTACCACATACTTTCATCATGTTCAGCATGCAGAAGAATATCGTCAGTCACCAATGGTAGGTTCATTTGTTAGATGGGTCCGTTTTATCGGGATACTTTTTTCTGTGTTTTTATTGCCTTTATGGATGTTGTTTGTCGTAAATCCAGAATTACTCCCACAAAGTTTATCATTTATTGGACCGACTGAAGAATCCACAATTCCGATCATCATTCAGTTATTAATTGCTGATTTAGGCTTGGAAATGCTCAGGATAGCGGCAATCCATACACCAACACCTTTATCAACAGCTATGGGTTTAATAGCTGCTGTTTTGGTTGGACAAATAGCGATTGACGTCGGGATGTTCGTCCCGGAAGTTATCCTGTATATAGCCTTAGCTGCCATTGGTTCTTACTCGACTCCAAGTTACGAATTATCTGTAGCTAATAAAATGGCGCGTGTTGGTTTAGTGCTTTTTACCGCTATATTTGGATTACCAGGATTTGTTGTAGGTTCCACGGCATACGTACTATTGCTAGCTAGAACGAAATCATTAAGCACTCCTTATTTGTGGCCTTTTCTGCCATTCAATGGAAAAGCACTTATGCAAGTATTGATACGTATGTCTGTACCGCTTTCTAAAATACGTCCGAGTATTGTTCATCCTCAAAATAACAGGCGTAAAGGATAA
- a CDS encoding nucleoside recognition domain-containing protein, protein MVNLIWVFLAVSGIAYAAFNGTMDKVNETIFATIEESVMITLSLAGVLVFWLGLMKIAEEAGLLSGLAKLFKPIVKRLFPDIPENDPALGYILSNMTANMFGLGNAATPMGLKAMKEMKRLSGSERASRSMITFLAINTSSLTLIPTTVIAIRMKYGSVDPTSIVGATILATMISTFAALIIDRFFYYRRRKTGQTL, encoded by the coding sequence ATGGTCAACTTGATTTGGGTTTTTCTTGCGGTAAGCGGAATCGCTTATGCTGCTTTCAACGGAACTATGGATAAAGTGAATGAAACTATTTTTGCCACTATTGAAGAAAGCGTTATGATTACGCTAAGTCTGGCGGGAGTTCTTGTGTTTTGGTTAGGTTTAATGAAGATTGCTGAGGAGGCCGGTTTATTATCTGGTTTGGCTAAATTATTTAAACCGATTGTTAAAAGATTGTTTCCTGATATTCCTGAAAATGACCCAGCACTTGGATACATCTTATCCAATATGACGGCAAATATGTTCGGATTGGGAAATGCAGCCACACCGATGGGACTTAAAGCAATGAAAGAGATGAAACGACTATCAGGTTCCGAAAGAGCCAGCCGCTCTATGATCACTTTTTTAGCCATCAATACTTCTTCTCTGACTTTAATACCTACAACTGTTATTGCTATTCGCATGAAATATGGTTCGGTTGATCCTACGAGTATTGTAGGGGCAACGATTCTTGCTACGATGATATCGACATTCGCAGCCCTGATCATTGATCGTTTTTTCTATTATCGTCGTAGAAAGACAGGACAAACATTATGA
- a CDS encoding DUF309 domain-containing protein, producing the protein MYPEAYLEYLAHFHGTRDYFECHEVLEDYWKENDPQNRDSVWVCLIQLAVCQYHFRRKNTTGALTLIMKTLHRLEINRCQLVSLGIDDKLLKKQLVDQKRRLDEGRDYTSLTLPIFDSHLIDEVKQLCTDWGVSFGTPSDLTDLNLIDKHKRRRST; encoded by the coding sequence ATGTATCCAGAAGCGTACCTTGAATACTTAGCCCATTTTCATGGAACGAGGGATTATTTTGAATGTCACGAGGTTTTAGAAGACTATTGGAAGGAAAACGATCCACAGAATAGAGACTCTGTGTGGGTTTGCCTCATTCAGTTAGCTGTCTGCCAATATCATTTTAGAAGAAAAAATACTACAGGAGCTCTAACATTAATTATGAAAACGTTACATAGACTTGAAATCAATCGATGTCAGTTAGTATCTCTCGGCATTGATGATAAACTGCTGAAAAAGCAGCTCGTGGATCAAAAAAGAAGATTAGATGAAGGGAGAGACTACACAAGTCTTACTCTACCTATATTTGATTCTCACTTGATCGATGAAGTGAAACAACTCTGTACTGATTGGGGGGTAAGCTTTGGAACACCTAGTGACTTAACAGATCTTAATTTAATTGATAAACACAAAAGACGAAGGTCAACGTAA
- a CDS encoding D-alanyl-D-alanine carboxypeptidase family protein codes for MGKYIRMIIIALLASAILFPQVTDAETSVSVSAEHAVLLDAKSGRVLYEKNAYESSLIASTTKIMTAIIAIESGKLSEDVKVSERAIRTEGSSIYLTEGEKIPLIDLVYGLMLRSGNDSAVAIAEHVGGSVEGFTYMMNQKARWLGMNDSHFENPHGLDGESHYSSAYDLALLMAYAMKNETFREVTGSEMYKSDNRSYSWKNKNKLLTRLYDPTTGGKTGFTKKAGRTLVTSAEKDGMKLVAVTLNAPDDWQDHQRMYEFGFDHYETYQLQEEGFATSNGERYYLPRDIFYPLTSEEQKQIDSVFYPALSTVDPHLAGVRHFQIADQLLIQTPVWNERPYDSFVGEWAAYLKRLTGVVPWST; via the coding sequence TTGGGAAAGTATATTCGTATGATCATAATTGCATTACTAGCTTCTGCCATACTATTTCCACAGGTAACAGATGCAGAAACGTCTGTTTCGGTATCTGCTGAACATGCTGTTCTTTTAGATGCTAAATCTGGACGAGTTCTTTATGAAAAGAATGCCTACGAGTCTTCATTAATCGCAAGTACTACGAAAATAATGACAGCTATCATCGCAATCGAATCTGGTAAATTATCAGAAGATGTAAAGGTTAGTGAGCGGGCAATCAGAACAGAAGGATCGTCCATTTATTTAACGGAAGGTGAAAAAATTCCGCTTATTGATCTTGTTTATGGACTAATGTTGAGGTCAGGCAACGATTCAGCTGTGGCCATTGCTGAACATGTTGGGGGCAGTGTTGAAGGTTTTACGTATATGATGAATCAGAAAGCCAGGTGGCTTGGTATGAACGATTCCCATTTCGAAAATCCGCATGGGCTGGATGGAGAATCTCATTACTCAAGTGCCTACGATCTGGCCTTGCTCATGGCTTATGCAATGAAAAACGAGACATTTCGCGAAGTTACGGGAAGTGAAATGTACAAGTCTGACAATCGTTCTTACTCGTGGAAAAATAAGAACAAGCTGCTAACCAGGCTTTATGACCCTACGACTGGCGGGAAAACTGGTTTTACGAAAAAAGCGGGTCGTACTCTTGTTACAAGCGCGGAGAAAGATGGGATGAAGTTGGTGGCGGTCACTTTAAATGCTCCTGATGACTGGCAGGATCATCAACGCATGTATGAGTTTGGATTTGATCATTATGAAACATATCAATTACAGGAAGAAGGTTTCGCAACGTCCAATGGGGAAAGATATTACCTGCCGCGGGATATCTTTTATCCATTGACCTCTGAGGAACAAAAGCAAATTGATTCCGTTTTTTATCCTGCCTTATCTACTGTAGATCCTCATTTGGCAGGGGTACGCCATTTTCAAATTGCTGATCAGTTATTGATTCAAACTCCTGTATGGAATGAACGACCCTATGATTCATTTGTCGGTGAGTGGGCTGCTTACTTAAAACGTCTCACGGGGGTGGTACCATGGTCAACTTGA
- a CDS encoding spore maturation protein encodes MSIWLIPGVILIVLVTATIKRVPAYEVFVEGSKEGIQIAISLLPFLLGMMVSIAIFQASGAMDAALGLVKPLTSIFAIPEQILPLALIRPISGTAALSVTTELIRTFGPDSFIGQLASVMQGSTDTTLYIITVYFGAVGIRRMGDALKVGLLADLAGIIASIVIVIILFG; translated from the coding sequence ATGAGTATATGGCTTATCCCAGGAGTCATTCTAATTGTCCTTGTAACAGCCACGATCAAACGAGTACCTGCATATGAAGTATTCGTAGAAGGAAGTAAAGAAGGCATTCAGATTGCTATCTCATTACTTCCTTTTTTGTTAGGCATGATGGTTTCGATCGCTATTTTTCAAGCCTCAGGTGCTATGGATGCTGCTCTTGGCCTCGTTAAACCATTGACCTCCATTTTTGCTATTCCTGAACAGATTCTGCCATTAGCTTTAATAAGACCTATTTCTGGCACGGCAGCTTTAAGCGTTACAACTGAGCTGATTCGTACCTTTGGACCAGATTCCTTTATTGGTCAATTAGCTTCTGTTATGCAGGGGAGTACAGACACAACTCTATATATCATAACGGTCTATTTTGGAGCGGTAGGCATAAGAAGAATGGGAGACGCTCTGAAGGTTGGACTTCTCGCTGATTTAGCTGGTATAATAGCATCAATTGTCATCGTTATCATCCTGTTTGGATAA
- the resA gene encoding thiol-disulfide oxidoreductase ResA, which translates to MKEKTVQKKKKRLVFRTILLAVMAGLVVFALVSNFNSDKAVVAEGEPAPDFQLEKFGSNGETIALSDLEGKGVMLNFWATYCEPCKKEMPYMEKLYSEYKKKGVEILAINLDSTNLVVEQFLDRYGISFPILQDENGQVMNRYNVGPIPSTFFISPEGKVVKHVVGPLTLEKLDGYLQQITPEA; encoded by the coding sequence ATGAAGGAAAAGACTGTACAAAAAAAGAAAAAAAGGTTAGTATTCAGAACCATTTTACTCGCTGTGATGGCGGGACTTGTAGTATTTGCGCTAGTCTCTAATTTCAATAGCGATAAAGCAGTTGTAGCTGAAGGTGAACCTGCTCCTGATTTTCAATTAGAGAAATTCGGATCAAATGGAGAAACGATTGCCTTGAGTGATTTAGAAGGTAAAGGAGTAATGCTAAACTTTTGGGCCACTTATTGTGAACCATGTAAAAAAGAAATGCCTTACATGGAAAAGCTTTACTCTGAATACAAGAAAAAGGGTGTAGAAATACTTGCGATTAATTTAGATTCTACAAACCTTGTTGTAGAACAGTTCCTGGATCGTTATGGAATTTCCTTCCCCATTTTACAAGATGAGAACGGACAAGTAATGAATCGATATAATGTCGGTCCAATTCCATCTACATTCTTCATTAGTCCAGAGGGGAAAGTTGTGAAACATGTTGTGGGACCGCTTACTTTAGAAAAATTAGATGGCTACCTGCAGCAAATTACTCCCGAGGCATAG
- a CDS encoding pseudouridine synthase has translation MERLQKVIAHAGVASRRKAEKMITDGKVTVNGKVVKELGTKVSSNDDVEVEGVPLTKEVPVYYLLYKPRGVISSVNDDKGRKVVTDYLPDVEERIFPIGRLDYDTSGILLLTNDGEFANLLMHPSHEVDKVYIVKTKGIPDDEQLKRFKKGVTIEDETFKAVHSKVLSTDRKKNSAIIQVILHEGKNRQIRKMFEGLGYPVDKLKRERYGSLTLQGLNAGDYRPLKPHEIKQLRQMAGKNVE, from the coding sequence ATGGAACGTCTGCAGAAAGTGATCGCACATGCTGGTGTGGCTTCACGCAGAAAAGCCGAGAAAATGATTACTGATGGTAAAGTAACTGTTAACGGAAAAGTTGTTAAAGAGTTAGGTACAAAAGTTAGCTCAAATGATGATGTTGAAGTAGAGGGAGTACCGCTTACGAAAGAAGTTCCAGTCTACTATTTACTCTATAAACCAAGAGGTGTGATTTCAAGTGTGAATGACGATAAAGGCAGAAAAGTCGTCACGGATTATTTACCTGATGTAGAAGAGCGTATTTTTCCAATAGGAAGGCTTGACTATGACACGTCGGGGATACTGTTGTTAACGAATGACGGGGAGTTTGCTAATTTATTGATGCATCCCAGTCATGAGGTGGATAAAGTATATATTGTAAAGACTAAGGGAATTCCTGATGATGAACAGTTAAAACGATTTAAAAAAGGAGTCACAATTGAAGATGAAACATTTAAAGCTGTTCATTCGAAAGTGCTCTCAACTGACAGAAAGAAGAACAGTGCAATTATTCAGGTGATTTTACATGAGGGAAAGAATCGCCAAATACGAAAAATGTTTGAAGGCTTAGGCTACCCTGTAGATAAGTTAAAGCGTGAACGTTATGGATCACTTACTCTTCAAGGCTTAAATGCGGGGGATTATCGTCCGTTAAAACCTCATGAAATTAAACAACTACGTCAAATGGCTGGAAAAAATGTTGAATAA
- the scpB gene encoding SMC-Scp complex subunit ScpB: MNVEEQKALMEGLLFASGEDGVTEKKLAELLEVSQASLKTILEQLTMDYQQADRGITLMDTNGTLHLTTKPEHAPYYKKLLDTTTSTRLSQAALETLAIIAYRQPITRIEIDDLRGVKSDRAVQTLSNRGLIEEKGRKEAIGRPVLFGTTREFLTYFGLSSIEELPPLQEIEQHHDVEEEADLFFEKFNHENSDGSL, encoded by the coding sequence ATGAACGTGGAAGAACAGAAAGCACTTATGGAGGGGCTTCTTTTTGCATCAGGCGAAGACGGGGTTACTGAGAAGAAATTAGCTGAGCTATTAGAAGTGTCTCAGGCATCTTTGAAGACAATCCTAGAACAGCTAACGATGGACTATCAGCAGGCTGATCGGGGCATTACATTGATGGATACTAATGGGACCCTCCACTTAACAACAAAGCCAGAGCATGCTCCATACTATAAGAAACTGCTGGATACGACTACTTCCACACGGTTATCGCAGGCAGCCTTAGAAACGCTGGCAATCATTGCTTACCGTCAGCCTATTACACGTATTGAAATTGATGATTTACGGGGAGTTAAAAGTGATCGAGCTGTTCAAACACTATCCAACAGAGGGTTAATTGAGGAAAAAGGAAGAAAAGAGGCAATCGGCAGACCTGTTTTATTTGGAACAACAAGAGAATTCCTTACCTATTTTGGATTGTCCTCCATTGAAGAGCTGCCTCCTCTTCAGGAAATTGAACAACACCACGATGTTGAGGAAGAAGCAGATTTATTTTTTGAAAAATTTAATCATGAAAATTCTGACGGCTCACTATAA
- a CDS encoding DUF3907 family protein produces MRQQMIKEQTIKVHEFLREVVFRVDDYLDTHSLHEFEHERGSFDEDYCKQLLKSLRRLNVLCDEANDKVAVLLQKSSFPTAAAERTMYGIYHQCIGEFYSPKGDTWYEDSRASYTGNSSVIFQYDPPASIVVLFAALRYDFQDIREELDCYESHDCVQAVKK; encoded by the coding sequence ATGAGGCAGCAAATGATCAAGGAACAGACTATTAAAGTCCACGAGTTCTTGAGAGAAGTTGTATTCAGAGTAGATGATTATTTAGATACGCATTCTTTACATGAGTTTGAGCATGAACGTGGCTCTTTCGATGAAGATTATTGTAAACAACTATTAAAATCATTGAGAAGGCTGAATGTGTTGTGCGACGAGGCGAATGACAAAGTAGCTGTATTGTTGCAAAAGAGTTCTTTTCCGACAGCAGCCGCAGAACGAACCATGTATGGAATTTATCATCAGTGTATAGGAGAATTCTATTCCCCGAAAGGTGACACATGGTACGAAGACAGTCGTGCCTCTTATACAGGAAATAGTTCGGTTATATTTCAGTATGATCCACCTGCCTCAATTGTGGTGCTATTTGCTGCTCTTAGATATGACTTCCAGGATATCCGCGAGGAACTCGATTGTTATGAAAGTCATGATTGCGTACAAGCAGTCAAAAAATAA